The Nitrospira sp. sequence AGCGCCTGGTTACGCCGATGGGCGGCTCGCAGCACGATACGTTCTCCCGCGCGATCCTGAGCCAGGAGATCTCGAAGCGTCCGACACTCAGGAGTGGAATACTCCGGATGTGTGTGGTCGTTGTAGAATCGCGCGCCGTTCGGCAATACAAGGTCGCTTTTCATCTCGTGGAATGAAAAGGGGCGACGAGCATCGACCTTGGCGAACTCATCTTCTTCCTTATCCTGCTGCAAGCCGGACGCGCGAAAGCCCCGAGCATCTTCGTGCGGATCTTCGCCGCCATAATCCCACCGTCGTTCGAAGGAGGCCGTCAGATATGCCCGCACCAATTCCATTGATTCGACGACCGGATCCATCTCCGGCACATCATCCCTGGTAATCCCATACTCTGTTTCGATACCGAAGAGAGACATAATCAATCAGGCATCACACCCCAGGGGGAAGGTACGAGATAATCACAATCGAGGCTCTTACCTCTCCCCAGGCTCTTTCTCTTTTCAAATAATTTGATTCACGAGACGCTCTTCAGTCTGGCGGCCTCGCCGGAATGAGGAAACGCCTACGACCTGTTCCGGATGATGGTCGAGTAATTTCAGCCATTCTTCGGCCGCATCGTCCGGCGGCAACATTTCGCCTTCTCTGAACTCTTCCGAGACCGCGTCCAATAAATCCTGAGCCACTAATCCCGCCGGCTGTCCTGCCCGAATCATGCGGTCGATCGCCTTTTCCTTGGCGCGTTGGACAATCGAGGCCAAGATCGCTCCGCTCACGAGATCACCCCGATAGAGCACCTTGCTTTGACCGTTCCTAAGTCGGATGGACAGAAGCCGGTTTTCTTCCGTCCGCCGAAAGATCGCCTCAATGACATCTTGAACGAGCGATGTAACAACCTGCCCTTGCTCGCCGCCTCGTTCTTTCACCACCGCCGGATCCAGCGGGAGGTCTGCAGTCACGTACACTTTCAAGATCTCTTCCGACGCCTCCCTACTCGGGCGACCAACTTTGATCTTTCGATCGATGCGGCCGGGACGCAGCACCGCCGGATCGATCAAGTCCGGCCGGTTGGAGGCCAGAATAATGACCACATCCCGGAGCGACTCGATCCCGTCCATTTCACTGCAAAACATCGGGACGAGCGTGTTCGAGATATTGAAAGACCGCATCGCGCGCCGTGTTCCTAAAATCGACTCGGCTTCATCGATAAAAATAAACGGTAAGGCGCCGTCTTTGCGCCGCGCACGAGCCTGTTCGAAGAGGTCACGGACCATCCTCTCCGATTCCCCAAGCCACATGTTGAGGATTTCAGGCCCTTTCACGTGGAGAAATGCACCGCTCGTCACCGGGGGGCGTGTGTCCGTATCAGCAGCGCGCTCCGCTGTGGATTCGCCGACCAGTTTGGCAAGGCTGCCCGCCGCCGCCTGTCCAATGAGCGTTTTTCCGCATCCCGGCGGGCCATAAAGAAGAAAGCCTTTCGGTTGGGAGAACTTGAAGCGTTCGAATGTCTCGGCATGCAACAGGGGGTACTCGATCGCCTTTCTGATGGCGTCGATCGCCTCGTGCTGCCCGCCGATTTGCGCCCACGTGACCGCAGGGACTTCGTCGAGGAGATGCTGGCTTGCCTTGCGGTCTACCATTTTCTCGATCGCCACGCGGTGACTGGGATCGATGCGAATTTCATCGCCCGCCTTGAGGTCCACACCGAGAAGATCGGTCGACCGCTGTAGGATCAATGATTGTCGGCCCATCTCCTGCTCGAACCGTAATCGACCGTCCGGCATGGCTTCGGTCAGTTTCAAAATAGGGCCGTTTCGATCATACCCCAGCGTTTTAATGACGGCGTAGGCTTCGTTGACGAGAATTTGGGTTCCGATCTTCAGGTCGGACTGAGGCACACGAGGATCAACGTTGGCATAATACTCGGCCCCGCCGACGACGATACGTGCGAGTCCCTCTCCCGGGACCTCGAGTAAGGTGCCGATACGATTCGCCGGTGCCGTCAGTTTGGCGACGACCTCGCTGACCTTTTTGAATTCCAGCTCACGTTGTTGAGTGGTGGCTTGAGACAGCATCACGGCGTGACGCAACTTATACAGCAGCTTTTGTCGCGGATCACCGTCGGGGAAAGAGGCCAGGCACTCCTCGATCAACTCGATCGGATCGGTCCCGGTCTTCAACGGCGGCTCATCGCTGCGATCTTTTGGCACATCCTGATCGGGAGATCTGCGATCACTCATTGGTGGCCCTCCACAACACTCGACCGAATGATCCTACCATACGCATGTCTTGAAATGCCGTCCCACTAATTGACGGCCTGAAGGATCACCGAAACCTTTTCACGCCGATTCCCGCGTAGAATCTCCACACTCACCTGGTCGCCGACTTTATGCTCTTCCATCACATCCATCAGATCATCGGCGGTGGCGACGGGCTTTCCGCCAACCGACACCACGATGTCGCCGAGTTGGATCTGCCCGGCAACGGTTTCACGTGCCCCCTTGAGACCTGCGCGATCGGCGGCACCGCCACGCGTCACCTTGCCGATAATTAATCCCTTGATCCCCCATCGCTTTGCAATCGCATCCGGCACAAGAGAAACGCCCAACCCGGGACGAATGAGCTTTCCATGCTTGATGAGTTCCGGAACGATGCGGTTCACCGTATCGGCCGGAACAGCGAAACCAATTCCGGCGTAGGCTCCGCTCGGACTGACGATTTGCGTATTCACGCCGATCAACCGGCCGGCGCCGTCCAGCAACGGTCCGCCCGAGTTGCCGGGATTGATCGCCGCATCGGTTTGGATCACCCCTTCGATCGTCCGGTTGGACAGTGACTTGATCGTCCGTCCCAACGCACTCACGATCCCGGTCGTCAAGGTATGATCGAGCCCGAAAGGATTTCCGATCGCCAGCACCTTTTGTCCGACGCGCAAGTCATGAGAGGAACCGATGGCCAGCGGCTCGAGGTGACCATCCGGCACCTGAATTTGCAGCACCACCAGATCATGATCGGGATCGGCGCCGACCAGCTTGGCCTGGTGTTCGCTTCGGTCGGCCAAGGTGACCTTGATCGTGTCGGCCCCATAGATGACGTGAAAGTTGGTGACGATGTGGCCCTGCTTGCTCCACACAAAACCGGATCCTGAACCCTGCGGCACTTCCATGACATTGAGCGACCAGATGTCCTGTTGGATTGCCGTGTTGGCAATGAAGACCACCGACTTGGCCGCTCGCTCAAACACCCCAATGGTCGATCGTTCGTCAGCGCTGAGTTCCGCGGTCGAGGGTGTCACCGGGCGCGGCTTGCCTTCAGGACCGTCATAAGCGGCACCCAGCGGCTTGCCCCATTCCGCGGCGTTGACCGAGGAGCCGAGCATTGCGGCGGCGAGGAGGAGCACGATGGATCGGATCTCGTTACTCACCCAGGACCTGCACAACAAGCTCACGGGTTCTGGCGCGAGTGTCAAAATCGACAAGCACGATTTGCTGCCACGTTCCCAGCAGCAGGGCGCCGGCCGTGAACGGAATGGTGATGGAAGGCCCCTGGAGTTGCCCTCGAAGGTGGCTGTGGCCGTTGTCTTCCCCAGGATTGACGGTGTTGTGCTGCCAGCCAGGATCGGGAGGAATGAGGCGATCCCAAAACATTTTCGTGTCGGCCCGAATCCCCGGTTCATCCTCAATAATCATGACGGAGGCAGTGGTGTGTTTGACAAAGACCGTCACGATCCCGGCCCGGAGAGTCGATCCGGCCACGGCATCGGCGACGAATTTCGTGATATTCTCGAGCTGCGTGCCACCCTCCATGCGAATCGCCAGCGGCACCGTTTGGACAGCCATCAGATTTTCCCACTCATAAGATTGCGAAGGTAGCGGTGGTCGTTTCGCGTCAGCGGTTCGCCCCGTGCCTCTTCCAGTACGGCGTCGAACGCGCCTTCAGCCGTCAGCGTCCGTACAACATTCAGGACCTCGCTGCCGAGGATGCCTTCCCGCTCCAGCTTATCGAGATACGCAAAGGCCTCCGACAAGCTTTCCTTGCTCCTCACATAATAATCACGACCCCGTCGCTGGTTGCTATAGGCCTCAAATTGCTCGCAGGCGACGAGAATCTCGGCCAATTGCTTCACCCAGGCCTTCGCCTTTGCCAACCGTTCGGGGTAATAGTAATACAACATCACCAGTCGCATCCAAGGCTGCCAGCCGACGCCAAGTTTCCTCAAGGTCGGCTTCACCGCCCGCAATCGCCTGGCAAGACGCCGGGCATAGCCCAACCGCATCTCGATCTGTTCGACAGCCCACTTGTCCATAGGCACGCCGGAAGCCACAAGATCGCGGCGATACGAGGAAACGAACGCTTCCGTCTCCCGGCCATACGTCGTCTCCGGATGAATGGCCCGCCATTCACGAGGTCTCGTCGGAATACCCCGTTGCTTGGCCCAAGACCAAATAGATCCAAAGAGTTGCCGATCAAGGCCGGCACGGCCCAGGTCATGCAAAAGACAGGCAACGTGATAGAGCCGGACCCGATCGCGAGGATGTCCCAAACGATTGGCGACCGCAACACACATCGTTGCCGTCCGCACGGCATGCGGCCGATCGTAGCCGTGAATAACTCGCCCGCGTTTGAGAGGATGCGGATAGTCGTAGAGTTTCATCAGGGCATTCACGAGGGCGCGGGAGATCTCCGGGACCTTTAGTCGGTGAGGGGCTGACAGCGTCATAGGTAATAGAGAGCCCTGAATAACCACGCAAACCGGCGCGAAGAATATCGTCGGCGGAATTGGTGTGTCAAGGCGACATGCGCGGGATTGCTCGCCGAATGCTTTCAAGTTTGCTATGCTGCCATTCGGCAAATCACGTTAGGATGATACCTCTATCATGATGGCCTGGCTCAGAGTGTGCTACCTCCTCGTCGGAGCGCTTGCCGTCGCGGAGCTGGAGACCAGTATCGCAGGATCACTGGATCAGCTGACAGATTTCACCGGGAAAGTGCAGACGATTGTGACCTTGAAGAGTCGTGACAACTTCACCAGTGAATACCGCTATGACGTGAGTGTCAGGAACCTCTCACCGGATGCGATCACCGGCGATTCCTTGGTGATCGTGCTGGAGAAGATTACCAATTTGGCCGGCGAAGACCGGGAGGGGCTGACAGGCGAATCCTTCCTGAAACGGTTCGAGGTGCTGGACCAAGATGGTCATACCAACGACGGAAAACCCTACTTTCACATCCCAGCGGGGCCTGCTCTGGACCTCTCGCCGCAAACCGATAGTCTTCCTGCCGTTGTTCGGATCAGGAACCGGGACTATGTGGCCGTCTTCACGCCGTCGTTCAGAGTGTTGGGGCAGAAGCGGCCCCCTCCTGACCCAAAGCGTGCCGAATCTCCGGCATCTCCCGGCTCGCCGGCCGCGGAGCCACTTGCGGCCGCCAATCGCAATACAGTCGATAAGTTGATTCAGCTGTTGATCAAAAAGGGCATCCTGACAGAAGCAGAGTGGCGCAAGGCCAATCAGCCATGAAAGATGCGACATGCAAAGCCTGCATGGGAAGCTGGCCCCGACAGGACCACCTCATCGCAGATCTCGGATTGTCGAAGGCCTATCTCCACGATGACCAATTCTTCCCTGGCTGGACAGTCGTGGTCTTTCAGCGCCACGCCACCGAGTTATT is a genomic window containing:
- a CDS encoding AAA family ATPase, which produces MSDRRSPDQDVPKDRSDEPPLKTGTDPIELIEECLASFPDGDPRQKLLYKLRHAVMLSQATTQQRELEFKKVSEVVAKLTAPANRIGTLLEVPGEGLARIVVGGAEYYANVDPRVPQSDLKIGTQILVNEAYAVIKTLGYDRNGPILKLTEAMPDGRLRFEQEMGRQSLILQRSTDLLGVDLKAGDEIRIDPSHRVAIEKMVDRKASQHLLDEVPAVTWAQIGGQHEAIDAIRKAIEYPLLHAETFERFKFSQPKGFLLYGPPGCGKTLIGQAAAGSLAKLVGESTAERAADTDTRPPVTSGAFLHVKGPEILNMWLGESERMVRDLFEQARARRKDGALPFIFIDEAESILGTRRAMRSFNISNTLVPMFCSEMDGIESLRDVVIILASNRPDLIDPAVLRPGRIDRKIKVGRPSREASEEILKVYVTADLPLDPAVVKERGGEQGQVVTSLVQDVIEAIFRRTEENRLLSIRLRNGQSKVLYRGDLVSGAILASIVQRAKEKAIDRMIRAGQPAGLVAQDLLDAVSEEFREGEMLPPDDAAEEWLKLLDHHPEQVVGVSSFRRGRQTEERLVNQII
- a CDS encoding YjbQ family protein, yielding MAVQTVPLAIRMEGGTQLENITKFVADAVAGSTLRAGIVTVFVKHTTASVMIIEDEPGIRADTKMFWDRLIPPDPGWQHNTVNPGEDNGHSHLRGQLQGPSITIPFTAGALLLGTWQQIVLVDFDTRARTRELVVQVLGE
- a CDS encoding trypsin-like peptidase domain-containing protein, encoding MLGSSVNAAEWGKPLGAAYDGPEGKPRPVTPSTAELSADERSTIGVFERAAKSVVFIANTAIQQDIWSLNVMEVPQGSGSGFVWSKQGHIVTNFHVIYGADTIKVTLADRSEHQAKLVGADPDHDLVVLQIQVPDGHLEPLAIGSSHDLRVGQKVLAIGNPFGLDHTLTTGIVSALGRTIKSLSNRTIEGVIQTDAAINPGNSGGPLLDGAGRLIGVNTQIVSPSGAYAGIGFAVPADTVNRIVPELIKHGKLIRPGLGVSLVPDAIAKRWGIKGLIIGKVTRGGAADRAGLKGARETVAGQIQLGDIVVSVGGKPVATADDLMDVMEEHKVGDQVSVEILRGNRREKVSVILQAVN